The following nucleotide sequence is from Mucilaginibacter sp. cycad4.
AATCATCCTGCTGCACGGGTTCAGCCTGCATCACTACCTGTGGTTTGGCTGCAACCGGCTGGATAATACTTTGTGCTTTTTGTACCGATTTAAAAAAACGATCAAATGCGATAGGCTTTAACAGGTAATCAACTACATCAAGCTCATAACCTTCAAGCGCGTACTGCGGGTAGGCTGTGGTTAAAATAACCTTAGCTTTTCCGTTGGCAATTTTCAGGAACTGGATGCCGGTAAGCTCGGGCATCTGAACATCTAAAAACACCAGGTCGGCTTCGGCCGCCTGTACCATGGTAAGCGCCTCGATGGGGTTGGTTGTCGCTTTAACCAATTGCAAAAAAGGCATCTTGGAAATATAGTCTTCCAAAATATGCAGCGCCAAAGGCTCATCGTCAACTACCAAACATCTTATCATAGCGTAAAAATAATGTAATAATGGTTATCTTAAATTTTTTAATGTGCTGTTTTGTTATAACGGCGTCAATTCAACAGATTTATACCAGATTTCGGCTCCTTCCGATTGTAACAGAATGCGGCCATGCGATAATGAGGCTATTCCCCAGTTTACCAAATGCCCGTTAACATAATGTTCAATCTGGCTGCCGTTGCAAATAATTTCGATGGTGTTCCACTCGCCGCGCGGGTTTTCAAAATTGGCGGTGCGGTAAACACGCTGCTGGTCCCACTCAATGGCCGATTTATTGGGTGTAACAACATTGGTATGCTGTACACACCAAATATCGCCGCAATCACCCTCCTGGATCTGACATTCTATCGATCTTGGCCAAACAATATCTTTATCAGCCTCGCCAAAATGATATAAGATACCCGCATCGCGTACGCCCTTTTCGCGCGGATGATATTGTTTTGTTCCCCATTTAAATACCACCTTGAGATAATAGTTATCGTACGATTTTTGGGTAGCCATGTAGCCAAAGTATTTACCCATTACATGCACCATCCCATTTTCAATGGAGAAGTTATTATGCACATCGTTATCCTTGCCCAAAGTATCCAGGTAAGTATACCAACCCTTTTTATCCTTGCCGTTTAATAATTTTTGAACCCCAATCTCCCTGATCCAGATATTGCGGAACGATACCGGGAACTCATGCTCTTGTAGCAATAAAGGTAAGGCGAAGGCATGTTTTTGATATTTGGGTTGACCAACATGCGCCACTGTTCCTTTTATAGCTACATGGTTTTGTACCAGTATGCCATTGTGTAATACGGTAATGTAAGCCGGTGTTTTAACAGAGCTGTCGATATTAAAACGTGGGGCTGTGTAGATGATATCATACTTTTGCCACTGGCCCGGTTTAAGCGAGGCGTTTACCTGCGGTACATATTGTTTATATATAGAACCTGCCTGGCCGTTTGAGTAGGTGCGGTTTTTATAACTGTCGAGGATCTGCAGTTCGTAGCGGCTCTGCATAATTACGCCGCTATTACCGCGCTCCTGGCCTTCACCTTTAACAATGGCCGGGGTACGCCATTCAATATGCAACTGGCAATCGGCAAAGTTTTGTTTCGTGATGATGGAGCCGCTGCCCGGCTTAACGGTTACCATACCATCCTTTACTATCCAACCCGGTTTGTTGCCTTTTTGATTTGTCCATTTATCCAGGTTTTTGCCATCAAACAAAATAATAGCATCAGATGGCGGTTTGTTGCCGGCGCCAGGTAAAACCACTTCAGGTTCAGGGTCCCAAACTTCGGTTGCTTTAGGATCAGTTTGCGCAGATGCTGTAATGGCCGATGCTGCAAAAAACAGGGCTGGGAGCAATTTTTTCAAACAGGGCATGGTTATAATGGGTTATAACTATAAATCTATTGATAATTCGCAGGTATAGGTATATTCTTCGTCCCTTATTTTTAAAGAGTACCTATTGGGATAAAGGAGATCAAGCCGGCGCTGTACATTGATCAAACCAATGCCGCCCACAGCATCCCGGTTATTGTTATGTTTTTTGTTTTGGATGTAAAAATGCAGTTTGCCATCCGCTACGTTAATAAGTAACTTAATAGGCGAGTTGATATCATTAGCAACGCCATGCTTAAAAGCGTTTTCGATAAAAGCGATCAGTAATAACGGCTCTATTTTTTGATCGGTGATATTGCCATCTACCTTAAAATCAATAAAGGCTTTACTACCAAAGCGGATCTTTTGAAGGTCGATATAGTTTTGCAGGTACTGGAGCTCTTTATCCAGGTCGACTTTATTATCGTTACACTCATACAGCATGTAACGCATAATTTCCGAAAGTTTTAAAATGGCCTCGGGCGTGGTTTCGGAACGTTGATAGGCCAGCGAATAAATACTGTTTAAAGAGTTGAACAAAAAATGGGGGTTGATTTGCGACTTCAGAAAAGCCAGCTCGGCAATCAGGCGCTGGTTTTCCAGGTCGCGCTGAATGCGTTCGTTCAGGAACCAGTCTGTACTGAACTTTAAAGCCGTGCTCAGGAAAACAAATATCAAGCTGGTAAAAATGCTGCTGTAAAAATAGGTGGCAAAACTGGTTACATGACCTTTTTGATGTACTAATACAATATCCTTAAATATAAGCCCCACCCCGTACTTGCCTACGCCGTAAACTATAATGCTTGCCAGTACAAAGGTGGCATATTCCCAGTAATGTTTTTTATTAAGGAAATTGGGGATATAAACCAGGTAGTTAAGATAAAACAGGCTGATGTTGATAGCGGGATAAAGCAAAAAGATCACCAGCAGCTCTTTGGTACTGAGCTGCGCATCGTTTAGCCTTGCCAAAAAAACAAAAAAGGATATAATGCCCGTCCAAAAAAACAGGTGCCAAAAAATTATCCAGGCAGTTTTTATGCCGGTTCTGGATTTCGGTAATGGTAATGAAGCCTCCATTCGCTGTTTCTAAATCCCTTTTATGTTTACGGGTGTGGCATCTAATTTAATATTTTGATAATGATATCAGCCTGTTATTTATATATAGCTGCCCTTTTTTTCGATGAACTGGCTTTTATTATCGATGAACCGGTTAAAAGGTATAGAAAAGCGTTCATCTATAAACAAAGTGTGTTGGTCTAAATGATTTTAGCAGGTTATTTTTTTAATATTCCTTTGTTGTATAAAATCACCACTCACAATGAAAACGCTTATCAAAAATTCAAATCCTTTTATCATGTTATTGATCCCGGTAATGTTTGCCCTTATTTTGGGTGTTACTTACCAGTTCGAACAAAAAAAGGAAACAGCAATAATTGGCCGCACAGCAGTACATGCTACCTCATTGTTTCACAAAGGTTTTGTAATGGTTAAAACCGTTTGCTCAATAGCAAAAAACAATAATATATGGTAATTACTACCGAAGGCCTTTCCTTCACCTTTGGTAAGCAGCAGGTAGTTAAATCACTGGCGCTGCAAGTTCCTGAAGGAAGTATATATGGTTTTCTCGGTCCCAATGGTGCCGGGAAAACCACTACCATCAAACTCCTGCTTAACCTGCTAAAACCCGATGCAGGCAACATCCACATTTTTGAGCAGGATATTAAAACAAACCGCATCAACATACTTTCGCAAATAGGTTCGCTTATTGAGCAGCCTGCTTTATATCAGCATTTAACCGGGAGGGAAAATTTATTAAACAGGGCCTTATTATTACAGGTGCCTGCTCGGCGCGTTGAAGATATGCTTGACCTGGTACAGTTAACCGCCGCCGCCAATAAAAAGGCCGGGCAATATTCATTAGGGATGAAGCAGCGCCTTGGCATTGCGCTGGCCCTGCTGGCCGATCCTAAATTGTTGATTTTAGATGAGCCTACCAACGGCCTCGACCCCAACGGTATTA
It contains:
- a CDS encoding sensor histidine kinase, which translates into the protein MARLNDAQLSTKELLVIFLLYPAINISLFYLNYLVYIPNFLNKKHYWEYATFVLASIIVYGVGKYGVGLIFKDIVLVHQKGHVTSFATYFYSSIFTSLIFVFLSTALKFSTDWFLNERIQRDLENQRLIAELAFLKSQINPHFLFNSLNSIYSLAYQRSETTPEAILKLSEIMRYMLYECNDNKVDLDKELQYLQNYIDLQKIRFGSKAFIDFKVDGNITDQKIEPLLLIAFIENAFKHGVANDINSPIKLLINVADGKLHFYIQNKKHNNNRDAVGGIGLINVQRRLDLLYPNRYSLKIRDEEYTYTCELSIDL
- a CDS encoding LytTR family DNA-binding domain-containing protein; its protein translation is MIRCLVVDDEPLALHILEDYISKMPFLQLVKATTNPIEALTMVQAAEADLVFLDVQMPELTGIQFLKIANGKAKVILTTAYPQYALEGYELDVVDYLLKPIAFDRFFKSVQKAQSIIQPVAAKPQVVMQAEPVQQDDFSTDFIFVKTEHKIQKVYLHDIMFIEGLKDYISIFTSAERIITLQGMKKMEDALPEKHFVRVHKSYIVALNKIDSIERSRIQIGDKIIPVGDTYRDEFFRMIENKNI
- a CDS encoding ATP-binding cassette domain-containing protein, which produces MVITTEGLSFTFGKQQVVKSLALQVPEGSIYGFLGPNGAGKTTTIKLLLNLLKPDAGNIHIFEQDIKTNRINILSQIGSLIEQPALYQHLTGRENLLNRALLLQVPARRVEDMLDLVQLTAAANKKAGQYSLGMKQRLGIALALLADPKLLILDEPTNGLDPNGIIEIRELLKKLVAKHGKTVFISSHLLGEIERMATHVGIINNGAMLFQGSVADLQAISKPLVRVDAENTVDAANLLTRNHINVTEVTDEHLLVPYISKQQMGEINALLNKNGQTVYSISKQQKDLEKLFLDITQSA
- a CDS encoding DUF1080 domain-containing protein, yielding MKKLLPALFFAASAITASAQTDPKATEVWDPEPEVVLPGAGNKPPSDAIILFDGKNLDKWTNQKGNKPGWIVKDGMVTVKPGSGSIITKQNFADCQLHIEWRTPAIVKGEGQERGNSGVIMQSRYELQILDSYKNRTYSNGQAGSIYKQYVPQVNASLKPGQWQKYDIIYTAPRFNIDSSVKTPAYITVLHNGILVQNHVAIKGTVAHVGQPKYQKHAFALPLLLQEHEFPVSFRNIWIREIGVQKLLNGKDKKGWYTYLDTLGKDNDVHNNFSIENGMVHVMGKYFGYMATQKSYDNYYLKVVFKWGTKQYHPREKGVRDAGILYHFGEADKDIVWPRSIECQIQEGDCGDIWCVQHTNVVTPNKSAIEWDQQRVYRTANFENPRGEWNTIEIICNGSQIEHYVNGHLVNWGIASLSHGRILLQSEGAEIWYKSVELTPL